In one Vulgatibacter incomptus genomic region, the following are encoded:
- a CDS encoding SDR family oxidoreductase — protein sequence MMKTVLITGAGSGFGHEVAIRLALKGFDVIAAVEIYAQVQTMKREAATRGVTLRVEKLDITNEGDRTKALAWNVEILVNNAGVLEGGSVLDVPGSNMRHEFEVNVIGPLLLTQGIAKQMVKRGKGRIVWVSSREGLNVNPFTGIYSASKHAVEAIAETMSLELQEFGIEVATINPGPFLTGFNDRGFETWKSWDDDPSDRLFDYSKLAFPRAQFDPEPVYATMTKVAAGEIDTYRNLEPKSMTEETKHLIEAPWNKKVRDGLGTRPASLQKSYEMKPETPVAR from the coding sequence ATGATGAAGACGGTCTTGATCACGGGAGCTGGGAGTGGTTTTGGACATGAAGTAGCAATTCGACTTGCCCTCAAGGGCTTCGATGTGATCGCTGCGGTCGAGATATACGCCCAGGTTCAGACGATGAAGCGCGAAGCGGCGACACGCGGGGTCACGTTACGTGTCGAGAAACTCGATATCACAAACGAGGGCGACCGAACGAAGGCACTCGCGTGGAACGTCGAGATCCTGGTGAACAACGCCGGGGTTCTGGAGGGAGGATCCGTTCTTGATGTCCCTGGCTCGAACATGCGCCACGAATTCGAGGTCAACGTGATCGGGCCCTTGCTGTTGACGCAAGGGATCGCCAAGCAGATGGTAAAGCGCGGTAAGGGTCGAATCGTGTGGGTGTCGTCTCGAGAAGGCCTGAACGTGAACCCATTCACGGGGATCTATTCAGCATCGAAGCATGCAGTCGAAGCCATCGCGGAGACGATGAGCTTGGAACTGCAAGAATTTGGCATCGAGGTTGCGACCATCAATCCGGGGCCCTTCCTCACAGGTTTCAACGATCGCGGATTCGAGACCTGGAAGAGTTGGGACGACGATCCATCCGATCGACTGTTCGATTACTCCAAACTGGCCTTTCCACGCGCTCAATTCGATCCCGAACCAGTTTACGCCACGATGACGAAGGTCGCGGCGGGCGAAATCGACACCTATCGGAACCTCGAGCCCAAGTCGATGACCGAGGAAACGAAGCACCTCATTGAGGCCCCATGGAACAAGAAGGTGAGAGACGGCCTCGGCACGCGACCAGCAAGTCTACAGAAGTCCTATGAGATGAAGCCCGAGACGCCTGTGGCAAGGTGA
- a CDS encoding DUF692 domain-containing protein translates to MSITRQELGHGVGLRPKHFGQFFEGRPRLDWIEAVSENFMIRGGRPLAVLEKVRRDMPVSLHGVSLSIGAAEGLDVRYLAELKDLIRRIEPALVSDHLCWGRHGGRYAHDLWPLPYTNEALEHVVSRVSMVQEILGRQILLENVSSYVAYRASTMPEQVFLTQIAERADCGILLDVNNVYVSSRNHGFDPAEYIAALPASRVLQIHLAGHTDKGTYVLDSHDGHVAPEVWELYAFAVQRIGKVPTLIEWDDRIPDLDVLLAESQKAAAVEASVLGRKEDEARRAPGAVLGQRHAAGET, encoded by the coding sequence ATGTCCATTACGCGCCAGGAGCTTGGACACGGGGTCGGACTTCGTCCGAAGCACTTCGGCCAGTTCTTCGAAGGGCGACCGCGACTCGACTGGATCGAGGCCGTCAGCGAGAACTTCATGATACGCGGAGGAAGGCCGCTCGCGGTCCTGGAGAAGGTGCGCCGGGACATGCCCGTGTCGCTCCACGGTGTGTCGCTGTCCATCGGCGCTGCGGAGGGCCTGGACGTTCGATACCTGGCGGAGCTGAAGGATCTCATCCGCCGGATCGAACCGGCTCTCGTATCGGACCACTTGTGCTGGGGTCGGCACGGGGGCCGCTACGCGCACGACCTGTGGCCCCTCCCCTACACGAACGAGGCGCTTGAGCACGTGGTCTCGCGCGTCAGCATGGTGCAGGAGATCCTCGGCCGGCAGATCTTGCTCGAGAACGTCTCATCCTACGTGGCCTACCGGGCTTCGACCATGCCCGAGCAGGTGTTCCTCACGCAGATCGCCGAACGCGCCGACTGCGGAATTCTGCTCGATGTGAACAACGTCTACGTCAGCAGCCGCAATCACGGCTTCGATCCAGCTGAGTACATCGCGGCCTTGCCTGCCTCCCGTGTGCTCCAGATTCATCTCGCCGGACACACCGACAAGGGCACGTACGTCCTGGACTCGCATGACGGCCATGTGGCACCCGAGGTCTGGGAGCTCTACGCGTTCGCGGTGCAACGCATCGGCAAAGTGCCGACCCTGATCGAGTGGGACGACCGGATCCCGGATCTCGACGTTCTTTTGGCGGAGAGCCAGAAGGCGGCTGCGGTCGAAGCGTCGGTTCTCGGGAGGAAGGAAGATGAGGCTCGTCGAGCTCCAGGAGCTGTTCTGGGCCAGCGCCACGCGGCGGGGGAAACGTGA
- a CDS encoding DoxX family protein, whose product MPALLVRLFVGYFFVETGLGKVQNLGAMAKRFADWGVPAPAFSATISGYTELIGGALIVLGLLTRIVSIPMIINMVVAIVAVKMKQVTSLDDFVELDEPLYALSFLWLIFTGPGKISLDHLLLRLWKRKASIAS is encoded by the coding sequence GTGCCCGCGCTCCTTGTCCGACTCTTCGTCGGCTACTTCTTCGTCGAGACTGGTCTGGGCAAGGTCCAGAACCTGGGCGCGATGGCCAAGCGCTTCGCCGATTGGGGCGTTCCCGCGCCGGCGTTCAGCGCGACAATCTCCGGTTACACCGAGCTCATCGGAGGCGCTCTCATCGTGCTTGGGCTTCTCACCCGGATCGTGTCGATTCCCATGATCATCAACATGGTCGTGGCGATCGTCGCCGTGAAAATGAAGCAAGTCACGAGCCTAGACGATTTCGTCGAGCTGGATGAGCCGCTCTACGCGCTCTCGTTCCTGTGGCTCATCTTCACGGGTCCAGGGAAGATCAGTCTGGACCATCTCCTGCTCCGCCTCTGGAAGAGGAAGGCTTCGATCGCGAGCTGA
- a CDS encoding DNA-binding domain-containing protein produces the protein MRLVELQELFWASATRRGKRDPSGAFVGTPALDAASRMEIYANMYLWRQIDVLREDFPKLAVLLGDEAFYTLGKAFVHVHPSVHHSLSQLGRRLPQYLKEHPGSRPDLSDLAALEWARAEVFEEAAVPTASPSMLREMAAAGDFSCASLELVPALRLLRFDSDVLDVWQQLEDGHPVPAAHRAPSFAVVWRRELEVFHVQVQADEAKALALASAGEPLEVVCAAFEDRGDPVEAAFRAIGSWFAEGWICEPEEETARP, from the coding sequence ATGAGGCTCGTCGAGCTCCAGGAGCTGTTCTGGGCCAGCGCCACGCGGCGGGGGAAACGTGACCCGAGCGGCGCCTTCGTTGGCACGCCCGCGCTTGATGCCGCGAGCCGGATGGAGATCTACGCCAACATGTACCTGTGGCGGCAGATCGACGTCCTGCGTGAGGACTTTCCCAAATTGGCCGTGCTCCTGGGCGACGAGGCGTTCTACACGCTCGGAAAAGCATTCGTTCACGTCCATCCGTCGGTACATCACTCGCTCTCGCAGCTCGGTCGACGTCTTCCCCAGTATCTGAAGGAGCATCCCGGCTCGCGACCGGACCTCAGCGATCTCGCCGCCCTCGAATGGGCGCGCGCCGAGGTGTTCGAAGAGGCGGCTGTGCCGACGGCCTCCCCGTCGATGCTCCGTGAGATGGCGGCAGCCGGGGACTTCTCTTGCGCGTCGCTGGAGCTCGTCCCGGCCCTGCGGTTGCTCCGCTTCGATTCCGACGTGCTCGACGTTTGGCAACAGCTCGAGGACGGTCACCCCGTGCCGGCGGCGCATCGAGCGCCCTCCTTCGCCGTGGTCTGGCGAAGGGAGCTCGAGGTCTTTCACGTCCAAGTCCAGGCCGACGAGGCCAAGGCGCTCGCTCTCGCCAGCGCTGGCGAGCCTCTCGAGGTCGTCTGCGCGGCCTTCGAGGACCGGGGCGATCCCGTCGAGGCGGCGTTTCGCGCGATCGGGAGCTGGTTTGCCGAAGGATGGATCTGCGAGCCCGAAGAAGAGACAGCGAGGCCGTGA